In the genome of Acidobacteriota bacterium, one region contains:
- a CDS encoding NAD+ synthase, translated as MKIALAQLNPTVGALEANHNRIIEMARQAEARGATLVVFPEMAICGYPARDLVEKPEFVAESQQWLRRASAAVPGVTLLCGCATPAPANTGKSVLNSALVLENGEIVFQQSKMLLPTYDVFDESRNFAAAQQQKIWRWRGQRIAITICEDAWNDKNYWPQRRERRLYERDPVEELMRGGADFLINISASPYSTGKVALRQEMLGAIAREYSVPVLLANQVGGNDQLIFDGSSMVLGPDGTLRARAACFQEDLLVVEAADWRGEIRPAPDNETTAIAEALVLGTRDYVRKCGFERVLLGLSGGVDSALTAAIAVQALGANHVRAVYLPSRYSSQSSADDAAAVARNLGIELQTLSIEPLFAAAEASWREQLQAAAPHAADLALQNIQSRLRCVALMAISNLTGALLLCTGNKSELAMGYCTLYGDMAGGLAVLADVLKTQVYNLARYWNREREVIPESVLRKPPTAELKSNQRDQDDLPPYELLDTVIRLYVEDYGNPDAIAQQLRVAPELVRALIRRLDQSEYKRQQAAPGLKLSRKAFGMGRRWPIAQRYEPPRVPGGCLPTDLVASLVGSQ; from the coding sequence ATGAAAATCGCTCTGGCCCAGCTCAACCCCACCGTCGGGGCGCTGGAGGCTAACCACAACCGCATCATTGAGATGGCGCGTCAAGCCGAAGCCCGTGGCGCCACTCTCGTGGTCTTCCCCGAAATGGCCATTTGCGGCTACCCGGCGCGGGACCTGGTCGAGAAACCCGAATTTGTTGCCGAGTCGCAACAGTGGTTGCGCCGGGCCTCCGCAGCCGTGCCCGGCGTTACGCTCCTGTGCGGCTGTGCCACGCCCGCGCCGGCCAATACCGGCAAGAGCGTGCTCAATAGCGCGCTGGTGCTGGAGAACGGCGAGATCGTCTTTCAGCAGTCAAAAATGTTACTGCCGACCTACGACGTCTTCGACGAGTCCCGCAACTTTGCCGCCGCGCAGCAGCAGAAAATCTGGCGCTGGCGCGGGCAGCGCATCGCCATCACCATCTGCGAAGACGCCTGGAACGACAAGAACTATTGGCCGCAGCGCCGCGAGCGGCGCCTGTACGAACGCGATCCCGTGGAAGAGCTAATGCGCGGCGGCGCCGATTTCCTCATCAACATTTCTGCTTCGCCTTACTCTACGGGCAAAGTCGCGCTGCGCCAGGAAATGCTGGGCGCCATCGCGCGCGAATATAGCGTGCCCGTACTGCTGGCCAATCAGGTCGGCGGTAATGATCAGTTGATCTTTGATGGATCCTCCATGGTGCTGGGTCCGGATGGCACCCTGCGTGCCCGCGCGGCTTGCTTCCAGGAAGACCTGCTGGTGGTGGAAGCCGCGGACTGGCGCGGGGAGATTCGCCCGGCGCCGGACAATGAAACCACGGCCATTGCCGAGGCGTTGGTCCTGGGCACTCGCGATTACGTGCGCAAGTGTGGCTTCGAGCGCGTGCTGCTCGGCCTCAGCGGCGGCGTCGACTCCGCCCTTACCGCTGCGATCGCCGTTCAAGCTCTGGGCGCAAACCATGTCCGCGCCGTCTATCTGCCCAGCCGCTATTCCAGCCAGTCGAGCGCTGACGATGCCGCCGCGGTGGCGCGCAACCTCGGCATCGAGCTGCAAACCCTATCCATCGAGCCGCTGTTTGCCGCCGCGGAAGCAAGCTGGCGCGAACAATTGCAGGCGGCCGCACCCCACGCCGCCGACCTGGCCCTGCAGAACATTCAGTCGCGCCTGCGTTGCGTGGCGCTGATGGCGATTTCCAATCTGACCGGAGCCCTCCTGCTTTGTACCGGCAACAAGTCCGAGCTGGCAATGGGCTACTGCACCCTCTACGGCGATATGGCCGGTGGGCTGGCGGTGCTCGCCGATGTGCTCAAGACCCAGGTCTACAACCTGGCGCGCTACTGGAACCGGGAGCGCGAGGTCATTCCGGAATCGGTGTTGCGCAAGCCGCCCACCGCCGAGCTCAAGTCCAACCAGCGCGATCAGGACGACCTGCCGCCGTATGAGCTGCTCGACACCGTCATCCGTCTCTACGTGGAAGACTACGGCAACCCAGACGCCATCGCCCAGCAATTGCGGGTTGCGCCCGAACTGGTGCGGGCCCTGATCCGCCGCCTCGATCAAAGCGAATACAAGCGCCAGCAAGCTGCCCCCGGCCTGAAGCTGTCGCGGAAAGCCTTCGGCATGGGCCGGCGTTGGCCGATTGCGCAGAGGTATGAACCGCCGCGCGTGCCCGGCGGCTGCCTGCCCACGGACTTGGTGGCCTCACTGGTGGGAAGCCAATGA
- a CDS encoding iron-sulfur cluster assembly accessory protein, which translates to MVTLTPKAVEKVKEILGQQDPVPGGLRMAVVGGGCSGFSYSMQFDDGTAQDRTFEYSDLKVFVDPMSLMYLDGCEIDYLETLEGSGFKFNNPNVKHTCGCGSSFQV; encoded by the coding sequence ATGGTCACGCTTACACCCAAGGCAGTAGAAAAGGTCAAGGAAATCCTCGGTCAGCAGGATCCGGTTCCGGGGGGCTTGCGCATGGCCGTCGTAGGCGGCGGTTGCAGCGGCTTCAGCTACTCGATGCAGTTTGACGACGGCACCGCCCAGGACCGCACATTCGAATACAGCGACCTCAAGGTCTTCGTCGATCCCATGAGCCTGATGTACCTGGACGGCTGCGAAATCGACTACCTCGAGACCCTCGAAGGCAGCGGCTTCAAGTTTAACAACCCGAACGTGAAGCACACCTGCGGTTGCGGTTCGTCCTTCCAGGTGTAG
- a CDS encoding AtpZ/AtpI family protein, with the protein MALSAVRSKASSAARAHHCRHCRSRTNRRNPSRNPRPVVPGPDPRLPPGFAATVRQVASYVGLALTLPAAALVGYGIGYVLDRQFATTPVFTIIFVILGFAAGMIEVLRTIARD; encoded by the coding sequence ATGGCCCTCTCGGCAGTGAGATCAAAGGCCAGCAGTGCGGCACGTGCACACCACTGCCGCCATTGCCGAAGTCGTACAAACCGGCGCAATCCAAGCCGAAATCCACGACCTGTTGTGCCCGGCCCTGATCCCCGCCTACCTCCCGGCTTTGCCGCCACCGTGCGGCAGGTCGCCAGCTACGTCGGCTTGGCGCTGACCCTGCCCGCCGCGGCGCTGGTGGGCTACGGCATTGGCTACGTCCTCGATCGCCAATTCGCCACCACGCCCGTCTTCACGATCATCTTTGTCATCCTCGGCTTCGCTGCCGGAATGATTGAAGTGTTGCGGACCATCGCGCGGGATTAG
- a CDS encoding tetratricopeptide repeat protein, with protein sequence MTERRQRAQELFSLGYKAQMQGDLSDAVRLYGESIALWPTAEAYTFRGWAYSFQGEYSQAIQECLRAIELDPEFGNPYNDIGAYLIEQGKLDEAIPWLEKAARARRYESPCFPLFNLGRVYERKHMLTKAQELYEKSLLSNAQYVPAQRALKRVRARWN encoded by the coding sequence ATGACGGAACGGCGGCAGCGGGCGCAGGAGCTGTTTTCACTTGGCTACAAAGCGCAGATGCAAGGGGATCTGAGCGATGCCGTGCGCCTGTACGGTGAGTCCATCGCCCTCTGGCCCACGGCGGAAGCGTATACGTTTCGCGGCTGGGCCTACTCGTTTCAGGGGGAATACTCGCAGGCGATTCAGGAATGCCTGCGCGCGATTGAACTGGATCCTGAATTCGGTAACCCCTACAACGACATCGGCGCCTACCTGATCGAGCAGGGCAAGCTGGATGAGGCGATCCCGTGGCTGGAGAAGGCTGCGCGGGCGCGGCGCTATGAAAGCCCGTGCTTTCCGCTCTTCAATCTGGGGCGCGTATATGAGCGCAAGCACATGCTGACGAAAGCGCAAGAGCTGTACGAGAAGTCCCTGCTCAGCAATGCGCAGTATGTGCCCGCGCAGCGGGCGCTGAAGCGGGTGCGGGCACGATGGAACTAG